The following proteins come from a genomic window of Paenibacillus spongiae:
- a CDS encoding MerR family transcriptional regulator, whose amino-acid sequence MLIAEVSGKFNLSQDTLRYYERVGLIPRVNRNKSGIRDYTEEDCRWVEFIKCMRGIGLPVEILIEYVGLYQQGDETVGARKELLIEQRRQLAARMEEMKKVLERMDDKIARYEQTILEKEKTLNRAQD is encoded by the coding sequence TTGTTGATAGCAGAAGTAAGTGGAAAATTTAATTTATCGCAGGATACGCTCCGCTATTATGAACGCGTCGGACTTATTCCGCGCGTGAACCGCAATAAAAGCGGAATTAGGGATTATACGGAAGAAGACTGCAGGTGGGTAGAATTTATCAAATGTATGCGGGGAATAGGTCTTCCAGTTGAAATATTAATTGAATATGTCGGGCTGTATCAGCAGGGTGATGAAACCGTCGGTGCCAGAAAAGAGCTTCTAATCGAGCAGCGCAGACAACTGGCAGCAAGAATGGAAGAGATGAAGAAAGTGTTGGAACGTATGGATGATAAAATTGCGAGATATGAACAGACCATCCTTGAAAAAGAAAAAACGTTAAACAGGGCGCAAGATTAG
- a CDS encoding glycoside hydrolase family 18 protein encodes MSKKYIAAGYVGDAALPEMTREDLLKLTHLNVAFGHVRNDEISIEHLKHTEAIRTIKLEHSELTVLLSVGGWSAGGFSEAASTEEGRNSMAASAVRVLNELPFDGIDLDWEYPCYGEAGIEASPDDKQNFTLLLKTIREALDAKGSQDGRHYLLTIAAGADQYYVDGTEMDQVQQYLDFVQLMTYDMRGGFQILSGHHTNLYTPTGDLFRISTDASVNLFLRAGVPKEKIVIGAAFYSRVWNQVPDRNHGLHQMAGSTGGYGPAFTELAADYINKNGYTRYWDEEACAPYLFNGSSFISYDDEESIQCKCDYVKSKGLAGIMFWEYSCDKTHRLLDALHQGLQR; translated from the coding sequence ATGTCGAAGAAATATATTGCGGCCGGCTATGTCGGCGATGCTGCACTTCCAGAGATGACGCGGGAAGATTTGTTGAAATTGACGCATTTGAACGTGGCCTTCGGTCATGTCCGAAACGATGAGATTAGCATAGAGCATTTGAAGCATACCGAGGCGATCCGGACAATAAAGCTGGAGCATTCTGAGCTTACGGTGCTGCTGTCGGTAGGAGGGTGGAGCGCTGGCGGATTTTCCGAGGCGGCTTCCACCGAGGAAGGAAGAAATAGCATGGCGGCTTCTGCGGTACGGGTGCTTAACGAGCTTCCTTTTGACGGGATCGATCTGGATTGGGAATATCCGTGTTATGGCGAAGCTGGCATTGAGGCGAGTCCTGATGATAAGCAGAACTTCACATTGCTGCTCAAGACGATCCGGGAAGCTCTGGATGCGAAAGGCTCGCAGGATGGACGGCATTATTTGCTTACGATTGCGGCAGGCGCCGATCAATATTACGTAGACGGCACGGAGATGGATCAGGTACAGCAGTATCTCGATTTCGTCCAGCTAATGACGTATGATATGCGCGGCGGTTTTCAAATTTTGTCGGGACATCATACCAATCTATACACTCCGACCGGCGATCTGTTCCGGATTAGTACGGACGCTTCCGTGAACCTGTTCCTCCGGGCGGGCGTGCCGAAGGAAAAGATCGTGATCGGTGCCGCATTCTATTCCCGCGTCTGGAACCAGGTGCCGGACCGCAATCACGGCCTTCATCAAATGGCCGGGAGCACCGGCGGGTACGGGCCCGCGTTCACTGAGCTTGCCGCAGACTACATCAATAAGAATGGTTATACCCGTTATTGGGATGAAGAAGCCTGCGCACCGTATCTGTTTAATGGCTCTAGCTTCATATCCTATGATGATGAGGAATCGATTCAGTGCAAGTGCGATTATGTGAAGTCTAAGGGTCTGGCAGGCATCATGTTCTGGGAGTACAGCTGCGACAAGACGCACCGTCTGCTGGATGCTTTGCATCAAGGGCTTCAAAGGTAA
- a CDS encoding GNAT family N-acetyltransferase produces MISVNVRPYQQSDADAIAGIINEDPYHFQQGITSQEFERGLDEPGERIRDNTFVVAVHEQIVGFISLCFSESVGHWTVYSYSGVAMNWRRRGIGTQMLRFILAHLKKMARHEGRTMVYVHRADSRVPGMKELALQHDMAVGYELLILRYTQLDLVAVSPAAGYSFHSPEITDAASWASIYNDAFGGRKTADQVIHEFTSPEYNPDLYIMASHSDGGPAAFINAKVVGETGKIPTLAVRTEHQGGGLGKALLAEALSRLRAAGAKEARIEQACNKNATKDVIGLVWMNQCVHLL; encoded by the coding sequence GTGATTAGCGTAAATGTACGTCCCTATCAGCAATCCGATGCTGACGCAATCGCGGGTATTATTAATGAAGATCCATACCATTTTCAACAGGGTATAACATCGCAAGAATTCGAACGTGGTTTGGACGAGCCTGGAGAACGAATTCGCGACAATACCTTTGTTGTCGCTGTACATGAGCAAATCGTTGGATTCATCTCCCTATGCTTCAGCGAGTCTGTCGGCCATTGGACGGTTTATAGCTATTCCGGCGTCGCGATGAATTGGCGGAGAAGAGGGATTGGTACACAGATGCTCCGCTTCATCCTTGCACATTTAAAGAAAATGGCCCGGCATGAGGGCAGGACCATGGTCTACGTCCACCGTGCCGATTCCAGAGTGCCTGGCATGAAGGAGCTGGCTCTTCAGCATGATATGGCTGTCGGATACGAGCTGCTGATCCTCAGGTATACGCAGCTGGATCTGGTGGCCGTAAGTCCTGCGGCAGGTTATTCTTTCCATTCACCTGAAATTACGGATGCTGCGTCATGGGCGTCTATATATAATGATGCCTTCGGCGGTCGTAAAACGGCGGATCAAGTTATTCATGAGTTTACCAGCCCGGAATACAATCCTGATTTATACATAATGGCTTCTCATTCTGACGGCGGACCGGCTGCATTCATTAATGCGAAAGTCGTTGGGGAAACCGGGAAGATCCCAACACTTGCGGTAAGGACGGAGCATCAGGGCGGGGGGTTAGGCAAGGCATTGCTGGCTGAAGCTCTATCCCGATTAAGAGCGGCGGGCGCCAAGGAAGCACGGATTGAACAGGCGTGCAACAAAAATGCAACGAAAGACGTTATTGGGTTGGTGTGGATGAATCAGTGTGTGCATTTACTCTGA
- a CDS encoding carbohydrate-binding family 9-like protein: MYGSGVPEPRIEYAPKHYICRRAQGTLMLDGRVDKPFWAGTDWTDEFVDIEGDLRPVPTKRTRVKMLWDDEYFYFAAEMIEDQIWATLTVRDSVIFHDNDFEIFIDPDGDTHQYYEFEINALNTVWDLLLVKPYRDGGPPVNGWDISALKTAVHIDGELNRPGAHNRKWSIEVAMPWASLRECAAGGRRPLPGEFWRVNFSRVQWQTEVQDGEYRKVLNPETGKPYPEDNWVWSPMGIINMHYPELWGYVVFADGDTPQSFELPQDERIKWELRKLYYRERNYFAAHGEFTADQKLLMGDDTWSIDPVIETTRSLFQITAPSLDGEGHICIREDGKLWKE, translated from the coding sequence ATGTACGGAAGCGGAGTACCGGAACCGAGAATTGAATACGCTCCCAAGCACTATATATGCAGACGCGCCCAAGGGACGCTAATGTTGGACGGCCGTGTAGATAAGCCGTTTTGGGCTGGGACGGATTGGACGGATGAATTTGTCGATATCGAAGGCGATCTTCGCCCGGTGCCGACGAAACGGACTCGGGTAAAAATGCTGTGGGATGATGAATATTTCTACTTCGCGGCGGAGATGATCGAGGATCAGATTTGGGCGACGCTGACTGTGCGGGATTCCGTCATTTTTCATGATAACGACTTTGAAATTTTTATCGATCCGGATGGGGATACGCATCAATATTACGAGTTTGAAATCAATGCGCTCAATACGGTATGGGACCTGCTGCTGGTGAAGCCTTACCGCGACGGCGGCCCTCCGGTGAATGGCTGGGATATTAGCGCCCTCAAGACAGCCGTGCATATTGACGGCGAGCTGAACCGCCCCGGTGCACATAACCGGAAGTGGAGTATTGAAGTGGCTATGCCGTGGGCTAGCTTGCGGGAGTGTGCAGCCGGAGGCCGCCGGCCACTGCCAGGAGAATTCTGGCGCGTCAATTTCTCCCGCGTTCAGTGGCAGACGGAGGTGCAAGACGGCGAATACCGGAAAGTGCTAAACCCCGAGACAGGCAAGCCTTACCCGGAGGACAACTGGGTGTGGTCGCCGATGGGTATTATCAATATGCATTATCCCGAGCTGTGGGGCTATGTCGTGTTTGCGGACGGAGACACTCCGCAATCGTTTGAGCTTCCGCAGGATGAACGCATTAAATGGGAGCTTCGCAAGCTCTATTACCGCGAGCGCAATTATTTTGCGGCCCATGGCGAATTTACAGCGGATCAGAAGCTGCTCATGGGCGATGATACGTGGAGTATTGATCCCGTGATCGAGACGACCCGCAGTCTGTTCCAGATTACCGCTCCGTCCTTGGACGGGGAAGGCCATATCTGTATACGCGAAGACGGAAAACTATGGAAGGAGTGA
- a CDS encoding glycoside hydrolase family 76 protein, whose amino-acid sequence MSLFKKRVAAIILALTLLMPYGMAHAESNKYSTIGSAIASGLQGWYNENNGLWDSTGWWNSANALEAIIDYSSQSGSTEFLHVIANTYEKHQAGNFLNHYYDDEGWWALAWIKAYDLTKEQRYLDMAKTIFEDMKGAWDSICSGGVWWNKDRSYKNAITNELFLTIAARLHQRTPGDAGEGSYLDWAEKEWAWFQSSGMINSDNLVNDGLNNTCSNNGDVTWTYNQGVILGGLIELSKIKGDAQYLNTAKAIADAAITTLVNSDGILQEPCDENGCGGDGPSFKGIFMRNLNYLYDTTHDIKYRKFIEKSVDSLWANRNSLNQIGVKWYAPADTFSAASQHSALDAVNGLVKKVPTGSSALLNVAPGGSATSSEPCDAAQGPINAIDGKVKPSSKFCTQAADKWLQVDLGAQYKLSEFAVYHAGAAGDDLALNTKSYNIQISQDGIHWTKVAERSGNTANVTTHHILQTSARYVKLNITDTASNPAIIAEFAIYGEPSPDGPNLALYKAGSGSQSCAASEGPEKAFDGAFKQNSKFCSGSPEKWLQVDLGSSVEVSKFVIKHAGFGGENPKWNTRDYSILVSEDGTTWSAVVQAADNAASETSHSITPVLARYVKLAITNAGSDNVTRIYEVEVYGGQ is encoded by the coding sequence ATGTCTTTGTTCAAGAAAAGGGTCGCCGCTATAATCTTAGCGCTCACACTTCTTATGCCTTATGGTATGGCACATGCGGAAAGCAATAAGTACAGCACAATTGGAAGCGCTATCGCTTCAGGGCTGCAGGGATGGTATAACGAGAATAACGGGTTATGGGATAGTACCGGCTGGTGGAATTCCGCGAATGCGCTGGAAGCGATCATCGATTACAGCTCGCAGTCGGGAAGCACCGAATTCCTTCATGTCATTGCGAATACATATGAGAAGCATCAAGCCGGGAATTTCCTGAATCATTACTACGATGATGAAGGCTGGTGGGCGCTTGCCTGGATTAAAGCCTATGATCTGACGAAAGAGCAGCGCTATCTGGATATGGCCAAAACGATCTTCGAAGATATGAAAGGCGCATGGGATTCGATCTGCAGCGGTGGCGTTTGGTGGAATAAAGACCGGAGCTACAAGAATGCGATCACGAATGAGCTGTTTCTAACCATCGCGGCCCGATTGCATCAGCGGACGCCCGGGGATGCCGGCGAAGGGAGTTATCTGGACTGGGCGGAAAAAGAATGGGCGTGGTTCCAAAGCAGCGGGATGATCAATTCGGACAATCTGGTGAATGACGGTCTGAACAATACGTGCAGCAACAATGGCGACGTCACCTGGACCTACAATCAAGGCGTCATTCTGGGCGGTTTGATTGAGCTCTCCAAAATTAAAGGGGATGCCCAATATTTAAATACGGCCAAGGCGATCGCCGATGCGGCCATAACGACTCTCGTCAATTCGGACGGCATCCTCCAGGAACCGTGCGATGAGAACGGCTGCGGCGGCGACGGTCCGTCGTTCAAGGGCATCTTCATGCGAAACCTTAATTATCTGTACGATACGACGCATGATATCAAATACCGGAAATTTATAGAGAAAAGCGTGGATTCCTTATGGGCGAACAGGAACAGCCTGAATCAGATCGGTGTCAAATGGTACGCGCCGGCCGACACCTTTAGCGCGGCTTCGCAGCATTCCGCATTGGATGCCGTTAACGGACTCGTCAAGAAGGTGCCTACAGGCTCCAGCGCATTGCTGAATGTGGCGCCTGGCGGATCTGCAACAAGCTCAGAACCTTGCGATGCTGCGCAAGGCCCGATTAATGCCATTGACGGGAAGGTAAAGCCTTCGAGCAAGTTCTGTACGCAAGCGGCTGACAAGTGGCTGCAGGTAGACTTGGGCGCCCAGTATAAGCTATCCGAATTTGCGGTCTATCATGCGGGTGCCGCGGGAGATGACCTCGCATTGAATACCAAAAGCTATAATATTCAAATCAGCCAGGACGGCATCCATTGGACCAAAGTCGCCGAACGGTCGGGGAACACAGCTAATGTAACGACCCATCACATCCTGCAGACATCAGCCCGGTACGTGAAGCTGAATATAACCGATACCGCTTCGAATCCGGCCATCATCGCCGAGTTTGCCATCTATGGCGAACCGAGTCCTGACGGACCTAACTTAGCTCTGTACAAAGCGGGTAGCGGCTCACAAAGCTGCGCGGCCTCGGAAGGTCCGGAGAAAGCCTTCGACGGAGCCTTCAAGCAGAATAGCAAATTTTGTTCCGGCTCCCCAGAGAAGTGGCTCCAGGTTGATCTCGGATCCAGCGTGGAGGTATCGAAATTTGTGATCAAGCATGCGGGGTTCGGCGGTGAGAACCCGAAATGGAATACGCGGGATTACAGCATTCTCGTGAGCGAAGATGGAACAACGTGGTCTGCTGTCGTTCAAGCGGCCGACAACGCCGCCAGTGAAACCAGCCATTCTATTACGCCTGTCCTTGCCCGGTATGTGAAGCTCGCGATTACCAATGCCGGAAGCGATAACGTCACGCGCATTTATGAAGTCGAAGTATACGGCGGACAATAA
- the murA gene encoding UDP-N-acetylglucosamine 1-carboxyvinyltransferase codes for MKWIEVERSSGLNGTVKIPGSKNSSLALLAAACLSDEPVRLAGIPEIADFKVICQIAEDIGIQMYRESTGLVYIDPRHIHSASIDPRKSSMFRTAYYFVGALLAKCGKVSVGYPGGDDFVKRPIDQHIKAFESMGAAFTYHQDYYEAEARELKGADIYFDTITSGATINSILAAVRAKGQTVLRNAARDPEVVDTAIMLNQMGARITGAGTDTIRIEGVRNLRGCTYTVIPDRLIAGAFLISAGVTGGSVTVEDVIPEHLNSCIAKLKEIGLHIETTPNTITAQSTGALRATRVRTAMYPGFATDLQQPLTALLTQAPGKSIVSDRIYPKRFNHVYQLRRMGADIDLRAGTAFIKGGAPLRGNLVHATDIRAGICLLLAGLAADGKTSITGIQHFERGYEHIVEDFRSLGAKIGQHDSNDGNKELLQITRS; via the coding sequence ATGAAATGGATCGAAGTTGAACGCTCCTCGGGCTTGAACGGAACGGTCAAAATTCCCGGCTCCAAAAACAGCTCACTGGCTTTACTGGCTGCTGCCTGCTTGTCGGATGAGCCGGTTCGATTGGCGGGTATACCGGAGATTGCCGACTTCAAGGTGATTTGCCAAATTGCAGAGGATATCGGAATTCAGATGTATCGTGAATCTACAGGCTTGGTGTATATTGATCCGCGTCATATCCATAGCGCTTCGATCGATCCCCGCAAATCGTCGATGTTCCGAACCGCCTATTATTTCGTAGGGGCGCTTCTTGCCAAATGCGGGAAGGTTAGCGTCGGGTATCCGGGCGGGGATGATTTTGTGAAACGTCCCATCGATCAGCATATTAAAGCGTTCGAATCAATGGGAGCCGCATTTACGTATCACCAAGATTATTACGAAGCAGAAGCCCGGGAATTGAAAGGGGCGGATATCTACTTCGATACGATTACGTCCGGGGCGACGATTAATAGTATACTGGCTGCCGTTCGCGCCAAGGGTCAAACGGTATTGCGGAACGCTGCAAGAGATCCGGAAGTCGTCGATACCGCGATTATGCTGAATCAAATGGGTGCCAGAATCACCGGTGCCGGAACGGACACGATTCGGATCGAAGGCGTCCGGAATCTTCGGGGTTGTACGTATACGGTCATACCGGACCGGCTAATTGCCGGCGCATTCTTGATTTCCGCCGGGGTAACGGGAGGATCCGTAACGGTCGAGGACGTCATTCCGGAGCATCTGAACTCCTGTATTGCGAAGCTGAAGGAAATCGGCCTGCATATCGAGACGACGCCTAATACGATAACGGCCCAGTCGACCGGCGCATTGAGGGCAACCCGGGTGAGGACGGCCATGTACCCCGGTTTCGCGACTGACCTGCAGCAGCCGCTAACGGCTCTGCTCACTCAAGCGCCGGGTAAAAGCATCGTCAGCGACAGGATCTATCCCAAACGGTTCAATCATGTCTATCAGTTAAGAAGAATGGGAGCGGATATCGACCTTCGTGCGGGAACGGCGTTTATTAAGGGCGGCGCTCCGCTCCGGGGCAATTTGGTTCATGCGACCGATATTCGGGCAGGCATTTGCCTTCTTCTTGCCGGTTTAGCCGCGGATGGCAAAACGAGCATTACCGGCATTCAACATTTTGAAAGAGGTTATGAACATATTGTTGAAGATTTCCGTTCCCTGGGAGCCAAGATCGGCCAGCATGATTCGAACGACGGGAATAAGGAGCTATTGCAGATTACGAGATCGTGA
- a CDS encoding DeoR/GlpR family DNA-binding transcription regulator, whose protein sequence is MLTEERRQQILELLQRNQRIVAKDLADLFHVSVDSIRRDLTIMKEQGLLKKTYGGAIPVTQLRSLPLPESLRYGEGSPHQNAISRLAASYIGENDSVFIGGAGIHYGMLKYLSRTMPFTVITNSLKIAQTIREMDNIESYLIGGRLRSASGNLIDPLAIEQIRRFSLDLCFITGGGVSSKGISTTAPDGASFARTVNEISRRTICLAPHEKMGVDMFARTLPIHELDLVITDAGAPAAVIREIEDQGVEVVVAAAESDSSASGL, encoded by the coding sequence ATGTTAACGGAAGAGCGTCGACAGCAAATATTGGAGCTGCTTCAACGGAACCAACGAATCGTCGCCAAGGATCTGGCCGATCTGTTTCACGTATCGGTCGATTCCATACGCAGGGATTTGACGATTATGAAGGAGCAGGGACTGCTTAAGAAAACATACGGAGGAGCGATCCCGGTAACGCAGCTTCGAAGCTTGCCTCTCCCTGAATCTCTGCGTTATGGAGAAGGCTCTCCTCATCAGAACGCCATTTCCAGGCTAGCTGCCTCTTATATAGGCGAGAATGACAGCGTGTTTATCGGCGGTGCAGGCATTCATTACGGCATGCTGAAGTATCTCTCCAGAACGATGCCGTTTACGGTCATCACGAATTCGCTAAAAATCGCCCAGACGATCAGAGAAATGGATAACATCGAATCTTATCTGATCGGCGGAAGGCTCAGATCGGCTTCAGGGAATCTCATCGATCCGTTAGCGATTGAACAAATCCGCCGGTTTTCGTTAGATCTATGTTTTATAACAGGCGGGGGAGTATCGTCGAAGGGCATAAGCACGACTGCTCCGGATGGAGCCAGCTTTGCCCGCACGGTAAACGAAATATCGCGAAGAACAATATGTCTGGCTCCCCATGAAAAAATGGGGGTCGATATGTTTGCAAGAACGCTGCCTATTCATGAATTAGATCTGGTCATTACGGATGCCGGGGCCCCGGCCGCCGTCATCCGGGAAATTGAAGACCAAGGCGTGGAAGTGGTCGTTGCCGCGGCAGAATCGGATTCAAGCGCAAGCGGGTTATAG
- a CDS encoding transglutaminase-like domain-containing protein produces MTTQASIFSLNPHTMEGIDRKFRKKQTLAAARRHELFDIFQEGLSDEETWALKYLFACMPVNDMADYDGALFLSHVRQTLDIRKQVPWGERVPDHLFLHFVLPFRVNTENIEDSRGILYNELLKRTRDLSMADAILETNYWCHEKAAYIGSDERTISPLTMIRNAQGRCGEESTLAVAALRSIGIPARQVYTPRWAHCDSNHAWVEAWADGQWYYIGACEPEARLNQGWFSPPARRAMLINTRIFADYPGPEEITLADEWFTEVNLLQNYAPTRTIHVNVKDGQNAPVSGAEVRFELYNMAELYPIAALPTNDRGEVSFKTGFGDLMIRAVKDGKWSEMKATPAEDRLELVLHASEQRDGTLNFDLVPPPEREGEAVDALSDEKIQRHNSRLEEGTKIRCDYERTFLGEEEVSRFAQTAGLPPERVWDVLQKARGNSREIAAFLQERSGEYGEWPLRLLESLNDKDMIDTFRPVLDDHLIYALPQRGDLAEDTFTNYVLCPRVSYEMLTPYRRIFQEAFSAEESAAFRSNPAELARRLEQGFVIWEDLPNLKGKGNPLGTYNLKMGDPVSLTILFVAACRSLGIPARLHPSEQKPQYLKNGSWEDAVFTLIASDQKENIAWGMLRLLRDPEAAQDAPAASYYNNFTFARLENGVYKTLVYPYGKSDVYDEPFEVKPGAYRLISGIRLKDGTVRVRFTCFTVRAGEQTDITLTYRETTEDIPVLGTLDRSSTFTQLNGDSSILGDLIGKEGAIVAWIEPEREPSKHLLRELRELAEPLNKLGIPVVIAVGDSEWTASFSAANDPKLPSRTIFVRDSTYAALPDFILESPAHEAGFPHLFALDSEDQIRYTSSGYKIGTAKEVLHIMSGFIQAKGSE; encoded by the coding sequence GTGACGACCCAGGCATCCATATTTTCTTTGAACCCTCATACGATGGAGGGAATCGACCGGAAATTCCGCAAGAAGCAGACTCTGGCTGCGGCACGCCGACATGAACTGTTTGATATTTTTCAGGAGGGGCTATCCGATGAGGAGACCTGGGCTTTAAAGTACTTATTCGCCTGCATGCCGGTAAATGATATGGCTGACTATGACGGGGCATTGTTCTTAAGCCATGTTCGTCAGACGCTGGATATCCGCAAGCAGGTGCCTTGGGGTGAACGTGTGCCGGATCATCTCTTCCTTCATTTCGTGCTGCCGTTCCGGGTAAATACGGAAAATATCGAAGATTCCCGCGGCATACTGTATAACGAATTGCTCAAACGGACAAGGGACTTGTCCATGGCGGACGCGATTCTGGAGACCAACTACTGGTGCCATGAGAAGGCAGCGTACATAGGTAGCGACGAGCGAACAATATCGCCGCTCACCATGATCCGGAATGCGCAGGGACGCTGCGGTGAGGAATCCACGCTGGCGGTAGCCGCGCTACGCAGTATCGGCATCCCTGCTCGCCAGGTATATACACCGCGCTGGGCTCACTGTGATAGCAACCACGCATGGGTGGAAGCTTGGGCTGACGGCCAGTGGTATTACATAGGCGCTTGCGAACCGGAAGCTCGTCTTAACCAGGGATGGTTCAGCCCGCCTGCCCGCCGGGCGATGCTGATCAACACACGCATTTTTGCGGACTATCCGGGACCGGAGGAAATTACGCTGGCAGATGAGTGGTTTACGGAAGTTAACCTGCTGCAGAATTATGCCCCTACACGCACCATCCATGTTAATGTGAAGGATGGGCAAAATGCCCCGGTGAGCGGGGCGGAAGTCCGTTTCGAACTGTACAACATGGCGGAGCTGTACCCGATCGCTGCACTGCCGACGAATGACCGGGGAGAAGTCTCTTTTAAAACCGGCTTCGGCGATCTGATGATTCGTGCCGTCAAAGACGGCAAGTGGAGTGAAATGAAAGCAACCCCGGCAGAGGACCGCCTTGAACTTGTACTTCATGCTTCGGAACAGCGAGATGGAACGTTGAACTTCGACTTGGTTCCGCCTCCGGAACGTGAAGGAGAAGCGGTAGATGCGCTTTCGGATGAGAAGATTCAACGGCATAACAGCCGTCTCGAAGAAGGAACGAAGATTCGGTGCGATTACGAAAGAACATTCCTGGGCGAGGAGGAGGTGTCCCGGTTTGCCCAGACGGCAGGGCTTCCGCCCGAGCGGGTATGGGATGTTCTGCAAAAGGCCCGCGGGAACAGCCGGGAAATCGCAGCCTTCCTTCAGGAACGTTCCGGTGAATACGGTGAGTGGCCGCTGCGTCTGCTGGAGAGTTTGAATGATAAAGATATGATCGATACGTTCCGGCCTGTGCTGGATGACCATCTGATCTACGCTCTCCCGCAGCGCGGAGATCTTGCTGAGGACACGTTTACCAACTATGTTCTTTGTCCACGGGTCTCGTATGAAATGCTTACGCCATACAGACGAATTTTTCAGGAAGCGTTTAGTGCCGAAGAGTCGGCAGCGTTCAGGTCCAATCCTGCGGAGCTTGCCCGAAGACTGGAGCAGGGATTTGTGATTTGGGAGGATCTCCCCAACTTGAAGGGAAAAGGAAATCCGCTCGGTACATACAATCTGAAGATGGGCGATCCGGTCTCGTTGACGATTCTGTTTGTGGCGGCATGCCGCAGCTTGGGCATTCCGGCGCGCCTGCACCCGAGTGAACAGAAGCCTCAATATTTAAAGAACGGCAGCTGGGAAGATGCGGTGTTCACTTTAATCGCTTCCGACCAGAAGGAGAACATAGCTTGGGGAATGCTGCGGCTGCTCCGTGACCCCGAGGCAGCTCAGGACGCTCCGGCAGCTTCCTATTATAACAACTTCACCTTTGCCCGACTTGAGAATGGCGTGTACAAAACGCTGGTCTATCCATATGGCAAATCCGACGTTTATGATGAGCCGTTCGAGGTGAAGCCGGGGGCTTACCGTTTAATATCGGGTATACGTCTCAAGGACGGCACGGTGAGAGTGCGTTTTACTTGTTTTACTGTACGTGCCGGTGAGCAAACGGACATTACTCTTACCTATCGTGAGACGACGGAAGACATCCCCGTGCTCGGTACTTTAGACCGCAGCAGCACCTTTACGCAGTTGAATGGGGATTCCAGTATACTGGGCGATCTTATTGGAAAGGAAGGCGCTATTGTCGCGTGGATTGAACCGGAGCGGGAGCCTTCGAAGCATCTGCTTCGTGAGCTGCGAGAACTGGCCGAACCGCTTAATAAGCTGGGAATTCCGGTCGTTATTGCGGTCGGGGATTCGGAATGGACAGCTTCATTTAGCGCTGCCAATGATCCAAAGCTGCCGTCACGCACGATTTTTGTACGGGATTCAACGTATGCTGCTTTACCGGATTTCATATTGGAATCCCCGGCACATGAAGCCGGTTTCCCGCATCTGTTCGCGCTCGACAGCGAGGATCAAATCCGGTATACGTCATCCGGGTACAAGATTGGCACCGCGAAGGAAGTTTTACACATTATGTCTGGTTTCATTCAAGCTAAAGGATCGGAGTGA
- a CDS encoding response regulator transcription factor has product MKIKVMIADDNSFIREGMKIILTSFNEFDVVATVENGHEAVQYCERHEVDVALLDIRMPEMNGVEATRLLTERTATKPLILTTFDDDEYIHDAIKFGAKGYLLKNNDPERIRDAIRTVHNGHHVLQDVVLDKLKSGLIAADKDKVSDKGDKIDRTPFTERELDIMALIAKGLANKEISKKLFISDGTVANHITSILSKTGLEHRTQIAIYYLTGERN; this is encoded by the coding sequence TTGAAAATCAAAGTGATGATTGCGGATGACAATTCTTTCATCCGGGAAGGAATGAAGATTATTCTGACATCCTTCAACGAATTCGACGTCGTGGCGACCGTCGAGAATGGTCATGAAGCCGTGCAATACTGTGAACGCCATGAGGTGGACGTGGCGCTGCTGGATATCCGGATGCCGGAGATGAATGGGGTGGAAGCGACCCGGCTTCTGACCGAACGAACGGCAACGAAGCCGCTCATCCTGACGACGTTCGACGATGACGAATATATACATGATGCGATTAAATTCGGAGCCAAGGGTTATCTGCTGAAGAATAACGATCCGGAACGAATCCGCGATGCGATCCGAACCGTGCATAACGGACATCATGTGCTCCAGGATGTGGTGCTGGATAAGCTGAAATCCGGTCTCATTGCGGCGGATAAAGATAAGGTGTCGGACAAAGGGGATAAGATCGACAGAACTCCGTTCACGGAGAGAGAACTGGACATCATGGCGCTGATTGCCAAAGGTCTGGCGAACAAGGAGATCTCGAAGAAGCTGTTTATCTCGGACGGGACCGTAGCCAACCATATTACCTCCATCCTGAGTAAAACGGGGCTTGAGCATCGGACGCAGATCGCGATCTATTACCTGACGGGAGAGCGGAACTGA